A genomic region of Zea mays cultivar B73 chromosome 6, Zm-B73-REFERENCE-NAM-5.0, whole genome shotgun sequence contains the following coding sequences:
- the LOC542424 gene encoding tubulin gamma-2 chain isoform X1 translates to MPREIITIQVGQCGNQIGMEFWKQLCLEHGIGKDGLLEDFATQGGDRKDVFFYQADDQHFIPRSLLIDLEPRVINGIQNSEYRNLYNHENIFVAEHGGGAGNNWASGYHQGEQVVDDIMDMVDREADGSDSLEGFVLCHSIAGGTGSGMGSYLLETLNDRYSKKLVQTYSVFPNQMETSDVVVQPYNSLLTLKRLTLNADCVVVLDNTALNRIAVERLHLSNPTFAQTNSLVSTVMSASTTTLRYPGYMNNDLVGLLASLIPTPRCHFLMTGYTPLTVERQVNMIRKTTVLDVMRRLLQTKNVMVSSYARTKEASQAKYISILNIIQGEVDPTQVHESLQRIRERKLVNFIDWAPASIQVALSRKSPYVQTTHRVSGLMLANHTSIRHLFGKCLGQYEKLRKKQAFLDNYRKFPMFADNDLSEFDESREIIESLVDEYKACESPDYIKWGMEDPGEANVAADLDSKLVV, encoded by the exons ATGCCGCGTGAGATCATCACGATCCAGGTGGGGCAATGTGGAAACCAGATCGGGATGGAGTTCTGGAAGCAGCTCTGTCTCGAGCACGGTATCGGCAAGGACGGCCTGCTCGAGGACTTCGCCACTCAG GGGGGCGACAGGAAGGACGTCTTCTTTTACCAGGCTGATGATCAGCACTTCATACCCAGGTCTCTGCTTATTGACCTGGAGCCGAGAGTGATCAATGGAATCCAGAACAGTGAGTACAGGAACCTGTACAACCACGAGAACATATTTGTCGCTGAGCATGGTGGTGGTGCCGGGAACAACTGGGCCAGTGGGTATCATCAG GGTGAACAAGTTGTTGATGATATCATGGACATGGTTGACAGAGAAGCAGATGGAAGTGATAGCCTTGAGGGTTTTGTCCTTTGTCATTCTATTGCTGGTGGAACTGGTTCAG GTATGGGTTCTTATCTGTTGGAGACACTGAATGATCGATACAGTAAAAAGCTTGTGCAGACATATAGTGTTTTCCCAAATCAGATGGAAACAAGTGATGTTGTCGTCCAACCTTACAACTCACTTTTAACTCTGAAGCGTCTGACACTGAATGCTGACTGTGTGGTGGTTCTTGACAATACGGCTCTTAATAGGATTGCGGTCGAGCGTCTTCATTTATCAAATCCTACATTTGCACAAACAAACTCTTTGGTCTCCACAGTTATGTCTGCAAGCACAACTACATTGCGGTATCCTGGATATATGAACAATGATCTGGTTGGCCTTCTTGCCTCCCTGATCCCCACTCCAAGGTGTCATTTTTTGATGACAGGCTATACTCCACTGACTGTTGAGCGCCAG GTTAACATGATACGCAAAACAACAGTATTGGATGTTATGAGAAGACTTCTGCAG ACAAAGAATGTAATGGTGTCATCATATGCTCGAACAAAAGAAGCCAGCCAGGCTAAATATATCTCCATATTGAACATCATTCAAGGGGAGGTGGACCCTACACAG GTTCATGAGAGCCTGCAAAGGATACGTGAAAGGAAGCTTGTTAACTTTATAGACTGGGCACCTGCAAGCATTCAG GTTGCCCTGTCAAGAAAATCCCCATATGTTCAAACAACCCACAGG GTTAGTGGTCTGATGTTAGCTAATCATACGAGCATCCGCCACCTGTTCGGCAAATGCCTGGGACAATATGAAAAGCTAAGGAAAAAGCAGGCTTTTCTTGACAACTATAGGAAATTCCCAATGTTTGCA GATAATGATCTCTCTGAATTTGATGAATCTCGAGAGATAATAGAGAGCCTAGTTGATGAATACAAGGCCTGTGAGTCGCCAGACTACATTAAATGGGGAATGGAG GACCCTGGAGAGGCAAACGTTGCAGCAGATCTTGACTCTAAGTTGGTAGTGTAA